AATGGTTTTGGCCTCCATTGCTaatttggctgtttttttttttttttttttttttttttttttttgtttttttgtaatatacTCCTTTGTTATACATTAAAGCTTAGGAAGTTCAAACATTTCATCCAGAAACTTTTGGAAAATGCCACCTTTTAAAATTATTGATCTCATTTTGGTGATCTATAGACATGCCTATGCCTATCAGTTCACTATGGATGATATTTGTTTGTACATTTGCATATGATGCAAAGTTCAGACAAAGTTCAGAACCAGTAGAGCACTGTGACTGTAAGCAGTTACAGTTGCATGTCGCaggttatataaataaatgcagtcaGTGTGTGCTATATTACTGTATCGTGTTGTTAGTAAAGAAAATAAGCTTCTAAATTTGCTTCTATACACCAAAGGCATCTCTGGAtttgttacaaaatggcaacgAAAATAATTTGTACAATAACACACAGTCCTGTTGAACATGAGAGCAAGTGCACAGTGCTCTAAAAATATGAGGTTACATATTTCATGTATATTTACAATAAAATtatagaaatacaattatagagaTAGTTGGTTGGTTCAACTAGTATTAAAAaatagcttttttccccctcttagCTGGAGGTGGTGACATCCCCTTTCAGTCCTGAAACGGTGATCCACCACTTCCTGAAAATGAACTTTTCACATGAGACGCGAAAGATGGAGGATGAAAAGTAAAAGATGATGGGGTCAATACAGGTGTTGAAACAACTAAGCAGTAATGTGTAGTATCTCCACTTTGGGCTCTGTCCCTGGAAATAACCCACTAAATGTGATAAACTGAATGGCAGAACACATATAAGGAACATAGCAAGAGTCCCCGAGGCCATGCCAATGGCCTTCTGTTTCTGCATCTGGGATATCCTGGGGCGGCTGTACAGAATCAAGATGCAGCGCAAGTAGCAgtaaacacaaattaaaaaaggTATGAGGCAGAGTACAATGAAAATCTCCAGACGTAGTGGGAGGAGAACCTCCAACTGCGTCTTTGTAAAGTTTTCATAGCACATACCGGAGCTATTGCTGACCAGAGATGGGTGGTGCTCAATGATGAAAACAATGCTGCAGTGTACTGCTGAGATCAGCCAAATAACAGCACTGATAACAACTGCATACGCAGGTTTCTGCAGTTTATGGTAGGTGACAGGAAATGCTGCTCCTATGTAGCGGACCACGCTGATTGTCACCAGCAGCAAGGAACTGGTGTAGATTGTGGTGAAAAAGGTGAAGGAAGTGATGGAGCATATGAAGTGGGGCAGATTCCATTTCATACCAGATGCTGCCTCGTGCATCTTGAAAGGAAGGATCATCAGGAAGAGGAGGTCAGAGACAGTGAGACAGAGTAGTAGGATATCTGGTAGAAGTGGCTTGGAGCGGATCTTGACACTAAATGAATAGAGAGCCAAGAGATTGCAGGGGAAGCCGATCACGAATGAAATAATGTGAACTGAGAGAATGACCTCAGTCTTCACTGTCGACTCCATTTTAGACCTATATCAGATTAAACAGCACTTAATCAATCAAAATGCCTTTCGTAAGGAGAGCAAAAGCAATTAGTTGTTAAAATTAGAAGActacttgcttttttttttgtatcactGATAATTTTGAGAGTGCATGCTGGATTCAATTTACAGGAGAAGCTGAAAGCATTTTTCCCCATTTGGTTTTatattaacctcctaggacctggcgtccacatatgtggacgtcacattttgggttgtctagaccaaaatactaaactttgctctacaagggcctgattaCTTACGGGGAcgttatactgccactgttctgtcaaaatttaaagtaaatgtcctcatatgtggttctcatttttctcagaaacaaaactcAGGTAAATTAAAAATCgcataattctttgtttttacatttttcaggtcccaatcagcccaaatagcaaagagaaattaaaaatgcatgccatgagttcgggtcttaggaggttaatacATCAATTAATACACTGGAATATTATTGGTTATATTTTTAGGTTCTGAACTTGATTAGTTGAAATTCCATTCATAGCTAAGTAATACATATATAAACAGGCTTCAGAATATATCGCCCCACCACGGTTTtgaaactacttccaaaacatctcctctgatttattttcttttcacttgTATTATCTTATATTCCATGTTGTCAAATCAACTTACAATAAATCCAATGT
This sequence is a window from Oreochromis aureus strain Israel breed Guangdong linkage group 11, ZZ_aureus, whole genome shotgun sequence. Protein-coding genes within it:
- the LOC116320913 gene encoding free fatty acid receptor 2-like, yielding MESTVKTEVILSVHIISFVIGFPCNLLALYSFSVKIRSKPLLPDILLLCLTVSDLLFLMILPFKMHEAASGMKWNLPHFICSITSFTFFTTIYTSSLLLVTISVVRYIGAAFPVTYHKLQKPAYAVVISAVIWLISAVHCSIVFIIEHHPSLVSNSSGMCYENFTKTQLEVLLPLRLEIFIVLCLIPFLICVYCYLRCILILYSRPRISQMQKQKAIGMASGTLAMFLICVLPFSLSHLVGYFQGQSPKWRYYTLLLSCFNTCIDPIIFYFSSSIFRVSCEKFIFRKWWITVSGLKGDVTTSS